A window of the Chloroflexus sp. Y-396-1 genome harbors these coding sequences:
- a CDS encoding beta-galactosidase: protein MNRYTYSLLVIWVVISLILSAQPTTLVAAPDQPTRLNAFGLNTYFSGLERLPQNRNDDLGALINATRDLGARWIREEISWANLEPGKGVFNWGLMDAALTQAAQAGFGIIGMLLTTPGWARVSDCNSRITRNGGALNYWCPPANPQDFADFVAATVERYDGDGINDAPGSPRVAAWQIWNEPNNWATWPGEAHEYGAILAAGYAAAKAADPTTLVATGGVYVFDGGTRTGGNRDGLEFLGAAFTAVPAAQTSFDALAIHPYMPDTAPDRAGLYGLVSLWGRIANTRGWLDAKRGPHVPIWISELGWSTCTVSSPVCKTEPEQANYLVRSHGIALALGVQHINWFQLEDKFDSPTSDLWGNAAILRNRNQGYSRKLAANAYATLTAQLGAATFIGFGPLHNYSFQPDALTPPARYHLRFQTSTGALVDLLWTTGVAEIRAVPLEAGRTAQLIGRDGNTLPLNIQNGQVQIPLSETPVYLRQDTPAQLVVTPSEVTLIALPTDPEATYTLMVQNLGSANIAWSASGGASWLTLETTSGNGYRSELRYRINPTGLSTGNYTTVINVNAGSAGSKSIPITLRIVTTVYRLYVPIVGRNE from the coding sequence ATGAATCGATACACGTACAGTCTGCTTGTGATCTGGGTCGTTATTTCGCTCATACTGTCGGCACAGCCAACAACTCTTGTGGCAGCGCCAGATCAGCCTACTCGCCTGAATGCATTTGGCCTCAACACCTATTTCAGTGGTCTGGAACGATTACCGCAAAATCGGAACGATGATCTTGGGGCATTAATCAACGCAACACGCGATCTCGGTGCACGCTGGATCCGCGAAGAGATCAGTTGGGCCAACCTGGAACCGGGTAAAGGGGTATTTAACTGGGGACTAATGGACGCAGCACTGACTCAGGCAGCGCAAGCCGGTTTTGGGATTATCGGGATGCTGCTGACAACACCAGGCTGGGCACGGGTGAGCGATTGTAATAGTCGAATCACGCGCAACGGTGGTGCGCTGAACTACTGGTGTCCGCCAGCTAACCCGCAGGACTTTGCCGATTTTGTAGCGGCTACGGTCGAGCGTTACGATGGTGATGGGATCAATGATGCACCGGGTTCACCACGAGTAGCAGCCTGGCAAATTTGGAATGAACCAAACAACTGGGCCACCTGGCCAGGTGAGGCGCATGAATACGGTGCGATACTGGCTGCTGGTTACGCTGCTGCCAAAGCAGCCGATCCGACGACGCTGGTTGCAACAGGCGGCGTCTATGTCTTCGATGGAGGTACCCGTACCGGCGGGAACCGTGACGGATTAGAATTTCTTGGTGCAGCTTTTACGGCTGTTCCCGCAGCACAGACCAGCTTTGATGCGTTAGCCATTCATCCGTATATGCCTGACACTGCCCCTGATCGCGCTGGATTGTATGGCCTGGTCTCGTTATGGGGGCGGATTGCCAATACCCGTGGCTGGCTCGATGCGAAGCGTGGGCCGCACGTACCGATCTGGATTAGCGAGCTAGGGTGGTCAACCTGTACAGTCTCCTCACCAGTTTGCAAAACTGAACCTGAACAGGCGAATTATCTGGTACGTAGCCATGGGATTGCCTTGGCCCTGGGTGTACAGCACATCAACTGGTTCCAACTCGAAGATAAATTCGATAGCCCCACCAGTGATTTGTGGGGCAATGCGGCGATCTTGCGGAACCGCAATCAGGGTTATAGCCGTAAATTGGCTGCCAATGCCTACGCGACACTTACAGCTCAACTCGGAGCAGCCACGTTTATCGGATTCGGTCCACTGCACAATTACTCATTTCAACCCGATGCCTTAACACCACCAGCACGTTACCATCTGCGCTTTCAGACCAGTACTGGCGCGCTCGTTGATCTCCTGTGGACGACCGGTGTTGCCGAGATACGTGCGGTGCCGCTTGAAGCGGGTCGTACTGCCCAACTGATTGGTCGTGATGGGAATACCCTCCCGTTAAATATTCAGAACGGCCAGGTCCAGATTCCGTTAAGCGAGACACCAGTCTATCTCCGACAGGACACACCTGCCCAGCTCGTGGTAACACCAAGCGAAGTGACCCTGATCGCACTGCCAACCGATCCCGAAGCAACGTATACGCTTATGGTACAGAACCTCGGTTCAGCTAACATTGCCTGGAGCGCCAGCGGTGGTGCGAGCTGGTTGACGCTCGAAACGACCAGCGGGAACGGGTATCGTAGCGAACTACGTTATCGTATCAATCCAACCGGCTTATCAACAGGCAACTACACGACCGTGATCAATGTAAATGCCGGTAGCGCTGGAAGCAAGAGCATCCCGATCACATTGCGAATAGTGACAACGGTATACCGTCTCTATGTGCCGATAGTGGGGCGAAACGAATAG
- the rplI gene encoding 50S ribosomal protein L9: MKVLLLRDVEHLGKAGEIKDVSGGFGRNYLLPKGFAVLATKSHIKQAEERLAAQRRRAEAARREAEALAAKLSALTLTFTAKVGEQDRLYGSVTNADIAAKLREEVGIEIDRRKIMLEDPIKRTGEYEVPVELASGITATLKVVVVGE; encoded by the coding sequence ATGAAAGTATTGCTCCTCCGGGATGTTGAGCACCTGGGGAAAGCAGGTGAAATCAAAGATGTAAGCGGCGGTTTTGGCCGCAATTATCTGCTACCAAAAGGGTTTGCAGTTCTGGCAACCAAGAGCCACATTAAGCAAGCCGAAGAACGGCTGGCTGCTCAGCGTCGGCGAGCGGAAGCGGCCCGTAGAGAAGCTGAAGCACTGGCAGCCAAACTGTCAGCGCTGACATTAACATTTACGGCGAAAGTTGGCGAACAAGATCGGCTCTACGGTTCGGTCACCAATGCCGACATCGCTGCCAAGCTGCGTGAAGAGGTCGGGATTGAGATTGACCGGCGTAAAATTATGTTGGAAGATCCGATCAAGCGTACCGGTGAATATGAGGTACCGGTGGAACTGGCCAGCGGTATTACTGCAACCCTCAAGGTAGTGGTCGTGGGCGAATAA